A portion of the Synechococcales cyanobacterium CNB genome contains these proteins:
- a CDS encoding SpoVR family protein, whose product MPPRTHTTDLSPELRDHMAAIKAKAREYGLDFFEVVFEVLDFETMNQIAAYGGFPVRYPHWRWGMEYERLSKRDAYGLGRIYEMVINNDPCYAYLQESNSVTDQKLVMAHVYGHADFFKNNLWFGRTNRKMMDEMANHATRVRRHAERHGQATVERFIDACLSIEHLIDPHSAFVRREEPARRGTDDEAAAFRPDRLPAKDYMDPFINPAGEIARQRAEHERRQAEEKRRFPAEPTRDVLLFLLRHAPLEDWQADILGIVRDEAYYYAPQAMTKVMNEGWATYWHSKLMTRHFLEASEIVDYAEQHSGVVHMPPGGFNPYKIGVELFKEIERRWDRGQHGPAWERLETIGARERFDDRSMKGRDKIFEVRRVYNDVSFIDEFLTPEFVERHKMYQYRRDPQTGELRVVSRDFERVKQAMLHHLTNAGQPFIYVVDGNYLNRGELYLAHKFTGLELDAGKAADALRSLRLLWGRPVHLQARINEEMFVTSLHEVEGEAKREKVTDETPAPGHAVE is encoded by the coding sequence ATGCCACCGCGGACGCACACGACCGACCTGTCGCCCGAGTTGCGCGACCACATGGCCGCGATCAAGGCCAAGGCGCGCGAGTACGGGCTGGACTTCTTCGAGGTCGTCTTCGAGGTGCTCGACTTCGAGACCATGAACCAGATCGCCGCCTACGGCGGGTTCCCGGTGCGCTACCCGCACTGGCGGTGGGGGATGGAATACGAGCGGCTGAGCAAGCGCGACGCCTACGGCCTGGGCCGCATCTACGAGATGGTGATCAACAACGACCCGTGCTACGCCTACCTCCAGGAGAGCAACAGCGTCACCGACCAGAAACTCGTGATGGCCCACGTCTACGGGCACGCGGACTTCTTCAAGAACAACCTCTGGTTCGGGCGCACCAACCGCAAGATGATGGACGAGATGGCGAACCACGCCACGCGCGTGCGCCGCCACGCGGAGCGGCACGGGCAGGCCACGGTCGAGCGCTTCATCGACGCTTGCCTCTCCATCGAGCACCTCATCGACCCGCACTCGGCCTTCGTGCGGCGCGAAGAGCCTGCCCGCCGCGGAACGGACGACGAAGCCGCCGCCTTCCGACCCGACCGACTGCCCGCGAAGGACTACATGGACCCCTTCATCAACCCCGCGGGCGAGATCGCGCGCCAGCGGGCGGAGCACGAGCGCCGGCAGGCCGAGGAAAAGCGGCGCTTCCCCGCCGAGCCGACCCGGGACGTCCTGCTCTTCCTGCTGCGGCACGCCCCGCTCGAGGACTGGCAGGCGGACATCCTCGGGATCGTGCGTGACGAGGCCTACTACTACGCGCCGCAAGCCATGACCAAGGTGATGAACGAGGGCTGGGCCACGTACTGGCACTCGAAACTGATGACCCGGCACTTCCTCGAAGCGTCCGAGATCGTGGACTACGCCGAGCAGCACTCCGGCGTCGTCCACATGCCGCCCGGCGGGTTCAATCCGTACAAGATCGGCGTGGAACTCTTCAAGGAAATCGAACGGCGATGGGACCGCGGCCAGCACGGGCCGGCGTGGGAGCGGCTCGAAACGATCGGGGCGCGGGAACGCTTCGACGACCGCTCCATGAAGGGCCGCGACAAGATCTTCGAGGTCCGAAGGGTCTACAACGACGTCTCCTTCATCGACGAGTTCCTCACGCCCGAGTTCGTCGAGCGGCACAAGATGTACCAGTACCGGCGCGATCCGCAGACAGGCGAACTGCGGGTCGTGAGCCGGGACTTCGAGCGCGTGAAGCAGGCGATGCTGCACCACCTGACCAACGCGGGCCAGCCCTTCATCTACGTGGTGGACGGGAACTACCTGAACCGCGGCGAGTTGTACCTGGCCCACAAGTTCACGGGGCTCGAACTGGACGCGGGCAAGGCCGCGGACGCGCTGCGGTCGCTGCGCCTGCTCTGGGGCCGGCCTGTGCACCTGCAGGCGCGGATCAACGAGGAGATGTTCGTGACGTCGCTGCACGAGGTGGAGGGGGAGGCGA